Proteins found in one Macaca nemestrina isolate mMacNem1 chromosome 4, mMacNem.hap1, whole genome shotgun sequence genomic segment:
- the LOC105474889 gene encoding GTPase IMAP family member 5, with the protein MTATLEDRAQQPFLERMEGFQKGKYGAMAEGRSEDNLFVTPPALRIILVGKTGCGKSATGNSILGQRMFESKLGAQSVTRTCQAKTGTWNGKKVLVVDTPSIFESKADTQELYKNIGDCYLLSAPGPHVLLLVIQLGRFTAQDTMAIRKVKEVFGAGAMRHVVILFTHKEDLGGQALDDYVANTDNRSLKDLVQECERRYCAFNNRGSGEEQRQQQAELLAVIERLGREREGSFHSNNLFLDAQLLLRAGAGTCQEDYRQYLAKVKWHVEKQRQELRENESNWAYKALLRVKHLMLLHYEIFVFLFWCSVLFLIIFLFIFHYI; encoded by the coding sequence GTAGATCAGAAGATAACTTGTTTGTAACACCACCGGCATTGAGGATTATCCTAGTGGGCAAAACAGGCTGCGGGAAAAGTGCCACAGGGAACAGCATCCTTGGCCAGCGCATGTTTGAGTCCAAGCTGGGGGCCCAGTCAGTGACCAGGACGTGCCAGGCAAAAACAGGAACATGGAATGGGAAGAAAGTCTTGGTGGTTGACACGCCCTCCATTTTTGAGTCAAAGGCTGATACCCAAGAGTTGTACAAGAACATTGGGGACTGCTACCTGCTCTCTGCCCCCGGGCCCCACGTGCTGCTTCTGGTGATCCAGCTGGGGCGTTTCACTGCTCAGGACACAATGGCCATCAGGAAGGTGAAGGAGGTCTTTGGGGCAGGGGCCATGAGACATGTGGTCATCCTCTTCACCCACAAAGAGGACTTAGGGGGCCAGGCCCTGGATGACTATGTAGCAAACACAGACAACCGCAGCCTGAAGGACCTGGTGCAGGAGTGCGAGAGGAGGTACTGTGCCTTCAACAACCGAGGCTCTGGGGAagagcagaggcagcagcaggcAGAGCTCCTGGCTGTGAttgagaggctgggaagggagcgAGAGGGCTCTTTCCACAGCAACAACCTCTTCCTGGATGCCCAGCTGCTCCTAAGAGCTGGAGCTGGGACCTGCCAGGAAGACTACAGGCAGTACCTGGCCAAGGTGAAATGGCATGTGGAGAAGCAGAGGCAAGAGCTGAGGGAGAATGAGAGTAACTGGGCATACAAGGCGCTCCTCAGAGTCAAACACTTGATGCTTTTGcattatgagatttttgtttttcttttttggtgcaGCGtactttttttaattatttttctgttcatctttcattatatttaa